One genomic window of Sardina pilchardus chromosome 15, fSarPil1.1, whole genome shotgun sequence includes the following:
- the c15h1orf52 gene encoding UPF0690 protein C1orf52 homolog yields MTEKKKSDSLNFFMGYDDLSDSSDSSDDEGPKSSKTKDGASASRSDASQQGTKRAAGGTPLPKPDDLFRSVSKPTFLYNPLNKQIDWESRIVKAPEEPPKEFKVWKTNAVPPPESYATEEKKKGPPPGMDMAIKWSNVYEDNGDDAPQAAMGKARFLPEDEQLPDPESDDDDDDSKSSKKRRVETFQQKEKRKRDMGQATSDKTFVEEEKRILRQARD; encoded by the exons atgacagAAAAGAAGAAGTCGGACTCTCTTAATTTTTTTATGGGTTATGATGACCTAAGCGACAGCAGTGACAGTAGCGATGATGAGGGCCCGAAATCATCCAAGACCAAAGACGGGGCCAGTGCATCTCGTAGCGATGCATCTCAGCAAGGAACCAAACGAGCCGCCGGTGGTACGCCTTTGCCCAAACCCGACGATCTCTTCAGATCTGTTTCAAAGCCTACTTTTCTGTACAATCCATTGAATAAACAAATCGATTGGGAAAGCCGCATCGTCAAAGCGCCGGAGGAG CCCCCCAAGGAGTTCAAAGTATGGAAAACCAATGCGGTGCCGCCGCCGGAGAGCTATGccacagaggagaagaaaaagggcCCACCGCCAGGCATGGACATGGCTATTAAGTGGTCCAATGTTTACGAGGACAACGGAGACGATGCTCCGCAGGCCGCCATGGGAAAAGCGCGCTTCCTACCTGAAGATGAACAACTACCCGACCCCGAGTCAG atgatgacgatgacgacTCCAAGTCCTCAAAGAAGCGCAGGGTGGAGACCTTCCagcagaaagagaagagaaagagagatatgggCCAAGCTACCTCTGATAAGACCTttgtggaggaagagaagaggatcCTGAGGCAGGCCCGGGATTGA